GCGAAGGATTTCAGGGGCTGTATGTACATCGTCTTTTGGCACCTTATGACTGTCGTCATTACGGAAGTACTAGAGGGGAAGGAattcaaggtcgtttcttatcactttcattctaagaaacgcggggactatctgtatacggtaaaatctgAGGGTCTAATTTTCCGTCATTATGATGCCTCGTAAGCATATTTCATAAGGTTTAAGACTAGTGTCGAGTTTCACCCTCGAGGGctatcgacgctcgacctcgaGGCGATGCAGACCAACGGCTATGATggaaaagtggggagttcccaaggcgcacAACTAGGGCTGACAAAGTCTAGTAAGCTAAGTTCAGACCTGAATCATGGTGTcaactagctgtcccatccccatatctttataattaatgcatttgtactatgttgggattccctctcttatataaaggggatccttgacaTTTTGTAAATatctgttgctccatactaaatatacttgaacattctctttgctctctaacatatttttTTGATCccattacttcatttattgctcatatttattgtgttctactttAAAGTTCATcacttattattggccataaagagtcgTCATTGATTTATCTATAATTGTTAGTCTCCATCAACCACCCTCGATAGCTTCCAGCCGAGCTTCaaactcgaccccgaggccctcaaataggcaagctcgaggccccgattaacAGCGATTCAGTTTGGTTAACATCTCGTTTTTAAGCTCTTATatcgtttctaagtctttcacatagcatcaactgcctaacaactagcataaaaatagattacgtatttttagaaccactaaatcaaagttaattgttattaccatttttgcgGTAAACAAGCTTCGACCCAAAATTAGTCGAATTCCCTGAGAACTTAAATGTTTTACCTATAGTGAATGAAATTTTAATCGTAATATTATCTGATAAAGGAATAATAATGCTAGTACTTTTTTTAGTCGAATGTTAAAGGTACATAATAACCTTGTTAGAACTTGAATTCTGAGCTTACAATCTATGAATTAACGACATGCAAAGAAACAAGATGTGAGATCGAAGGAATTTTCTAGAAAAGATAACAAGTTCACCTAAACCTTCACCTTAGCACAACTTGGACGTGTACCATTTTGAGTAGCCAAGTCCACATGTAATGGCCTTCCTACTGCCCTACTGCCTTCCTACTCtaagaaacacggggactatctgtatacagtaaAATCGGAGAGAAGTATGTATTCTTCTTACATTGTTACTATACTTCTTACATTGTTACAGAGAGGAATGAAATAGAAAATGAAATTAGTACTAACTAATTCCTAGAAGTTTACTATTTAACAAACTTACTGACTCAAGTTTCTCTACTAACAAACTCTAACTTTCTCTAATTACACATTGACCCCTATAGTTTTGATATTCCCATCAAACTGGAGGGTGAAATACATCTAATACTCCTAGCTTGGACAATAAAAGATGGTGTTGGCTTACACCTAATCCTTTGGTCATAATATCTGCAATTTGCTCCTTGGTGGGCATATAGTCAGGTGCGATCAGTCCTTCTTTAATCTTCTCCCTCACAAAATGACAGTCTATTTCTATGTGCTTGGTCCTTTTATGATAGACTAGGTTAGCTGCTATCTGCATTGCTGCTTTACTATCCGTGTATACTGCCACAGGTTCCTGTATTCTTACATTGAGATCCTTTAACAGTCCTACTAGCCAAATAATTTCTGCAGTGACTGCTGCCATACTTTTGTATTCTGCCTTTGCATAACTTCTTCTTACTGTTTGTTGTTTCTTAGACTTCCATGAAATTAATGAATCACCCAACTTGATCACATAGCCAGTCACTAACCTTCTTGTTTTTGGGCATGCTGCCCAATCTGAATCACAATAGGTAATTACACATGTTAGTGCTCCTTTATTCAAAAATATACCCATGCCTGGTGACTTCTTGATATATTTGATAACTCTCATGGCTTCTTCCAGGTGAGACTGTTTTGGATGTTGCATGAATTGATTCAGCAACTGTACTGCAAAGTAGATGTCCGGCCTGGTTATAATCAAGTATATCAATTTCCCTATTAATCTCTTATATCCATTGATGTCCTTCAGTTCCTCATCATCTGTCTTGTTCATGTGTTTTTCATAATCAATTGTTGTTAGCTTCAGATTTTATTCCAATGGAGAACTAGCAGGTTTTGCACCACTTAATCCTGTGTCGGAGATGAGTTGTAGAGCATATTTCTTTGGTTTAATAGGATCCCTCTCTTGGATCTCATGATCTCTATTCCCAGAAAATATTTAAGTTCTTCCAGGTCCttcattttgatgttgttatgtagTGTCTTCTTTGCTTCATCTACAAGTGTGTTGTTGCTGACAGTAATCAGAATGTCATCAACATAGATGAGTATGATGAATATGTCTGTCTTTACCTTTTTAGTGAACATGGAATGATCATAGGCACTCTGTAAATATCCAGCATCAGTTAGAGGATTGGTCAATTTGATGTTCCACTACCTTGAAACTTGTTTCAGACCATATAGGGACTTGTGTAATCTGCACACTTTGGACTCCCCCTGCCCATGGAATCCCTGAGGTAGATCCATGTAAACTTCTTCATACATATCACCCTGCAAAAACATTATTAACATCcatttggaagatattccatcCTTCGACAGCTGCCAGGCTAATGATAATTCTCACTGTCACCATTTTTGCTATTGGAGAGAAGGTTTCATGGTAATCCAGTCCTTCTCTCTAAGTGTAACCATTTGTCACTAATCGAGCTTTGAATCTGTCACCTTCACCATTAGCTTTGTACTTGACTTTATAAACCCATTTTGAACCAATTGCTTATTTCCCTGGGGCAGATCTACTATTTCCTAGGTCTTATTTTCCTCAAGAGCCTGAACTTCTTATTTTATGGATTCTATCCACCTGATGTCCCTTGAGGCTTCCTTAAAGGAAGCAGGTTCTACTGTGGCAAAGAATTTTGCTAGATAAGATTGATATTGTATTGGTAAGTGATCATAGCTGACAAAGTTAGTGATTGAGTGTGCAATGTCCTAGTAGGAGTCCACCCAGTGACAAAATATTTATGCCAAATAGGTGGTTTCACTCCTCTACTAGACCTCCTCAGTTCAGTAGTGCCATTGGCTGGTTGCATAGGCTCCCCTATTGAAGATGTTGTAGGTGCTGAGACATCAGATGGATCATGTGCTATTTCTTGTGTAGAATTTCCATCTGCTTCAACTGTTGTTTGATCTGCTGCTGTTGGTACTGATAGTTCTGCTTCAACTGCTATTTGATCTATTACTACTGGTGCTGGTAATTCTTCTTCAGCTAAATGTGCTTCATCTTCTGAAATAATATCTCCA
This sequence is a window from Nicotiana sylvestris chromosome 3, ASM39365v2, whole genome shotgun sequence. Protein-coding genes within it:
- the LOC138887116 gene encoding secreted RxLR effector protein 161-like, giving the protein MNKTDDEELKDINGYKRLIGKLIYLIITRPDIYFAVQLLNQFMQHPKQSHLEEAMRVIKYIKKSPGMGIFLNKGALTCVITYCDSDWAACPKTRRLVTGYVIKLGDSLISWKSKKQQTVRRSYAKAEYKSMAAVTAEIIWLVGLLKDLNVRIQEPVAVYTDSKAAMQIAANLVYHKRTKHIEIDCHFVREKIKEGLIAPDYMPTKEQIADIMTKGLGVSQHHLLLSKLGVLDVFHPPV